The Thioalkalivibrio thiocyanodenitrificans ARhD 1 nucleotide sequence CACCAGGGGCAGCAGGATGCGGCGCAGCATCATTCAAGTACCTCCTGCCGGATGGGCCGCTCCGGAGGCGCCTTCCCTTCCTCGGTAACGAAGGCTCGGTCACTGGCGAGGCGATAGCGCCGGTCGGCGGCGGCCAGAAAACCGCCAAAGGCCATCAGCAGACCGCCGGTCCACATCCAGAACATGTACGGCTTGTAGTGCAGGCGCACCAGCCATGCGTCCCCTTCCAGGCGTTCGCCCAGGGACACGTACACGTCCCGGGTCGGCCGCCGGTTGAGGGACGCCTGCAGCATCGGGTTGTCCGGCTGGGAATCGTAGTACCGGCGCTGCGGGGTCAGCGTGCCCACGGTCCGGCCATCGCGGGTCACTAGGATCGAGGCCTGGTCGGCGTCGAAATTGGAGCCCCGAACCGGCTGCACGCCCAGCAGGGTGAACTCGAAGGCGCCCGCCGTCGCCGTATCCCCGGGCGCCAGGCGCACGTCCCGGTCGATCTCGTAGCTGTTGACCATGGAGATGGCCACCACCACCAGGGCCAGGCCGGCGTGGGCCAGATGCATGCCGAAGAAGCTGGGGCGCAGGGCCCGCAGCATGCTGCCGATGCCCTGGGAGCGGCGCCGCATCATGCGGTTGCGGATGTCCACCGCCGCCGTCAGCAGGATCCACACCGCCAGCCCCAACCCCAGCGCAGTGAGCGGCTTCCACGTGCCCATGGTGAGCGGCCATGCGATGCTCAGCCCCAGGGTCACCAGGAAGACCCATCGCAACTGCCGGGCCGACTCCATGGGATCGGCCTGTTTCCATGCGATCAGCGGCGCGATGCCCACCAGAAAGAGCATGGGCAGCATCAGGGGCATGAAGACCGCGTCGAAGTAGGGAGGGCCCACCGAGATCTTGCCCAGCCCCAGGGCATCCAGTGCCAGCGGATAGAGGGTGCCGACGAACACCGCGGCGCAGGCCACCACCAGCAGGACGTTGTTGGCCAGCAGCAGCGATTCCCGGGAATACCAGCCGAAGCCGCCGCCCAGCCCCACCTTGGGCGCGCGAATGGCGTACAGAAGCAGCGAACCCAGCAGCGCCACCGCCAGCATGCTGAGCAGGAAGATGCCGCGATCCGGGTCGGCCGCGAACGAGTGGACCGAGGTGATCACGCCGGAGCGCACGATGAAGGCGCCCAGGATGGTCAGCGCGAAGGCCAGGATGGCCAGCATGACGGTCCAGACCTTGAAACCGCCGCGTTTCTCCGTCACGGCGAGTGAATGGAGCAACGCGGTGGCGGCCAGCCACGGCATGAACGAGGCGTTCTCCACCGGATCCCAGAACCACCAGCCGCCCCAGCCCAGTTCATAGTAGGCCCACCAGGAACCGACGCCGACGCCAAGGGTCATGAAACACCAGGCCACCGTCGTCCAGGGCCGGGACCAGCGCGCCCAGGCGGCATCCAGCCGGCCGCTGATCAGGGCCGCGATGGCAAAGGCGAAGGCCACCGACATGCCCACATAGCCCATGTAGAGCAGGGGCGGATGGACGATCATGCCCGGATCCTGCAGGAGCGGATTGAGGTCCATCCCGTCCGCAGGCACCCGGGCCAGTCGGTTGAACGGATTGGAGGTCAGCACCGTGAAGGCGAGGAAACCCACGGAGACCATCCCGAGGGTGCCCATGACCCGGGCCAGCATGTCCCTGGGCAGCGCCCTGCTGAAGGTGGCCACCGCCACGCCCCAGGCTGCCAGGACCGTGACCCACATGAGCAGGGACCCCTCGTGACCGCCCCAGACCGCCGTGATCTTGTACTGGATGGGCAGATTCAGGTTGGAGTTGCGCGCCACGTACTCCACCGAGAAGTCGCTGGTCACGAATGCCCAGGTCAGCACGAAGTAGGAGAAGACGAGAAAGACAAACTGGCCCACCACCAGCGAGCGCCCGGTGCGCATGAGCCGCTCATTGCCGGTGCTCGCGCCGACCAGGGGCAGCACACTCTGGGCCACGGCCAGGCACAGGGCCAGGATCAGCGCGAAATTGCCGAGTTCAGGTAACATGGATCAGTACTCCTTGCCGGCGCCCGGCGGATGCCCCGCGCGTTCGATGGCCGCCTGGGCCTCGGCGGGCATGTACTCCTCGTCGTGGCGTGCCAGAACCTTGTCCGCGTGGAACGTGCCATCCGCGTCGATCCGGCCTTCCGCAACCACACCCTGACCCTCCCGGAACAGGGCGGGCAGGATACCCTCGAAGGTCACCGGGACGCTCATGGCGGTATCCGTGACCCGGAACGATACCTGGACGGACTGCTGGTCACGCACGACACTGCCCGACTCCACCAGCCCGCCGATGCGGAACTTGCGTTCCGGCAGCTCGGTCATGGCCATCACCTCCGAAGGCGTGACAAAGAACACCATGGAATCCCGGAAGGCGTTGAGGATCAGCGCCGTGGCGATCGCCAGCCCCGCCAGCACGCCCGCCACCAGCGCCAGTCGCTTTTGCCGTTTTGTCATGTCATATCTCCCGGTGACTGCGCGGAAGCCGTCCGTCGCAGGCGCCGGACCAGCATGGCCCGGGTGCGGCGGCGGCGGCGGCGCAGAAACAGCA carries:
- a CDS encoding heme lyase CcmF/NrfE family subunit, producing MLPELGNFALILALCLAVAQSVLPLVGASTGNERLMRTGRSLVVGQFVFLVFSYFVLTWAFVTSDFSVEYVARNSNLNLPIQYKITAVWGGHEGSLLMWVTVLAAWGVAVATFSRALPRDMLARVMGTLGMVSVGFLAFTVLTSNPFNRLARVPADGMDLNPLLQDPGMIVHPPLLYMGYVGMSVAFAFAIAALISGRLDAAWARWSRPWTTVAWCFMTLGVGVGSWWAYYELGWGGWWFWDPVENASFMPWLAATALLHSLAVTEKRGGFKVWTVMLAILAFALTILGAFIVRSGVITSVHSFAADPDRGIFLLSMLAVALLGSLLLYAIRAPKVGLGGGFGWYSRESLLLANNVLLVVACAAVFVGTLYPLALDALGLGKISVGPPYFDAVFMPLMLPMLFLVGIAPLIAWKQADPMESARQLRWVFLVTLGLSIAWPLTMGTWKPLTALGLGLAVWILLTAAVDIRNRMMRRRSQGIGSMLRALRPSFFGMHLAHAGLALVVVAISMVNSYEIDRDVRLAPGDTATAGAFEFTLLGVQPVRGSNFDADQASILVTRDGRTVGTLTPQRRYYDSQPDNPMLQASLNRRPTRDVYVSLGERLEGDAWLVRLHYKPYMFWMWTGGLLMAFGGFLAAADRRYRLASDRAFVTEEGKAPPERPIRQEVLE
- the ccmE gene encoding cytochrome c maturation protein CcmE yields the protein MTKRQKRLALVAGVLAGLAIATALILNAFRDSMVFFVTPSEVMAMTELPERKFRIGGLVESGSVVRDQQSVQVSFRVTDTAMSVPVTFEGILPALFREGQGVVAEGRIDADGTFHADKVLARHDEEYMPAEAQAAIERAGHPPGAGKEY
- the ccmD gene encoding heme exporter protein CcmD, translated to MWDGVGDFIAMGGHGPYVWGSYGLFAALLIAEVLFLRRRRRRTRAMLVRRLRRTASAQSPGDMT